A stretch of the Myxococcus guangdongensis genome encodes the following:
- a CDS encoding haloalkane dehalogenase, whose product MHRLLGWLATGALIACHVSSPVIPHPTPMPAPYQLPVLDSFISYREEGTGSPIVFLHGNPTSSYVWRNVTPRLADRGRCLAPDLIGMGSSGKPDIAYRYADHARYLDAWFDALGLRDVVLVGYDWGGVLALDWASRHPDRVRGVVVFETFLRPMHWSEWPPQGEKLFRALRTPGVGEQMVLEQNEFLERSLSNGVKTGLTDSARAAYYAPYPDAASRRPMLQWPREIPIDGSPADVAAVIEHYDTWLTQPTGKPALLLTFEGGSLSAPKTIEWARTQFPRLEIVPLSPAGHHAPEDVPEDIAKALRSWLDRQGW is encoded by the coding sequence ATGCACAGACTGCTCGGCTGGCTCGCCACCGGCGCGCTCATCGCGTGCCACGTCTCCTCACCCGTCATCCCCCACCCCACGCCCATGCCCGCCCCCTATCAACTCCCCGTCCTCGACTCCTTCATCTCCTACCGCGAAGAGGGCACCGGCTCGCCCATCGTGTTCCTGCACGGCAACCCCACGTCCTCGTACGTCTGGCGCAACGTGACGCCTCGACTCGCGGACCGGGGCCGTTGCCTCGCGCCCGACCTCATCGGCATGGGGAGCTCCGGCAAGCCCGACATCGCCTACCGGTACGCAGACCATGCGCGCTACCTCGACGCCTGGTTCGACGCGCTCGGCCTGCGCGACGTCGTGCTCGTCGGCTACGACTGGGGCGGAGTGCTCGCCCTCGACTGGGCCTCACGACACCCGGACCGCGTGCGCGGCGTCGTGGTCTTCGAGACCTTCCTGCGTCCCATGCACTGGAGCGAATGGCCACCGCAGGGCGAGAAGCTGTTCCGCGCGCTGCGCACGCCCGGCGTCGGCGAGCAGATGGTGCTCGAACAGAACGAGTTCCTGGAGCGCTCGCTCAGCAACGGCGTCAAGACGGGCCTCACCGACAGCGCCCGGGCGGCCTACTACGCGCCCTACCCCGACGCCGCGTCACGACGTCCCATGCTCCAGTGGCCCCGCGAGATTCCCATCGACGGCAGCCCCGCCGATGTCGCCGCCGTCATCGAGCACTACGACACCTGGCTCACTCAGCCCACCGGGAAGCCCGCGCTCCTCTTGACCTTCGAGGGCGGCAGCCTCAGCGCGCCGAAGACCATCGAGTGGGCACGCACCCAGTTCCCGCGCCTCGAAATCGTCCCCCTCAGCCCGGCGGGACACCACGCGCCGGAGGACGTGCCCGAGGACATCGCCAAAGCACTCCGAAGCTGGCTCGACCGCCAGGGCTGGTAG
- a CDS encoding LysR family transcriptional regulator gives MSIQIGAIDLNLLLVLHTVLAERSVVRASERLHVTPSAISNSLARLRALLGDPLVTRKGRGIVPTPRALALAPAIGRGLREMEQALHEVPFEPGRCTQTFTLAVADAGQLTWVPRIATLMRREMPDARLSVVGIDSLVSLGDLGSGQVDLHLGLAGKGTGLHVEPLLMERTVLVARRGHPMLGKRLSARALGGLQHVRVEMVPGKSFRDAVGAAYARAGIEREVVMSVPSFTAAAAVVATTDLVATLPESLVSEKGARFSVQAVDAPTPPHTVRISMCWHERTHVDPAARYFRELVRRGVVAA, from the coding sequence ATGAGTATTCAAATCGGGGCCATCGACCTCAACCTGCTCCTGGTTCTCCACACCGTGCTCGCCGAGCGCAGCGTGGTCCGGGCGTCGGAGCGGCTCCATGTCACGCCGTCGGCCATCAGCAACAGCCTGGCGCGGCTGCGTGCGTTGCTTGGAGACCCGCTGGTGACGCGCAAGGGGCGGGGCATCGTGCCGACGCCGAGGGCGCTCGCGCTGGCTCCGGCGATTGGTCGCGGGCTGCGGGAGATGGAGCAGGCGCTCCATGAGGTTCCGTTCGAGCCGGGGCGGTGCACGCAGACCTTCACGTTGGCGGTCGCGGACGCGGGACAGCTCACGTGGGTGCCGCGCATCGCGACGCTGATGCGGCGGGAGATGCCGGACGCGCGGCTCTCCGTGGTGGGCATCGACTCGCTCGTGTCACTGGGGGATTTGGGGTCGGGGCAGGTGGACCTGCACCTGGGGCTCGCGGGGAAGGGGACGGGGCTGCATGTCGAGCCGTTGCTGATGGAGCGCACGGTGCTGGTGGCGCGTCGAGGGCATCCGATGCTGGGCAAGCGTCTGTCCGCGCGGGCGCTGGGAGGGCTCCAGCATGTCCGGGTGGAGATGGTGCCTGGGAAGAGCTTCCGGGACGCGGTGGGGGCGGCGTACGCGCGGGCGGGGATTGAACGGGAGGTGGTGATGTCGGTGCCGTCGTTCACGGCGGCGGCGGCGGTGGTCGCCACGACGGACCTGGTCGCGACGCTGCCGGAGTCACTGGTGAGTGAGAAGGGGGCCCGGTTCTCGGTGCAGGCGGTCGATGCGCCGACTCCACCGCACACGGTGCGAATCTCGATGTGCTGGCACGAGCGGACCCATGTGGACCCGGCGGCGCGCTACTTCCGCGAGCTGGTACGGCGAGGTGTCGTGGCGGCATGA
- a CDS encoding pyridoxal-dependent decarboxylase — MRDESNRGDGGVPHLSPEEFRELGHRLVDWVADYQQRLESFPVRSQVAPGEVASMLPLRPPEEGLDGVKGWDAVLRDLEDVILPGVTHWQSPSFFAYFPANASGPAVLGELLSAGLGVQGMLWSTSPAATELETRVVDWLVDLTGLPEDFRSTSERGGGVIQGTASEATLVAMVAARERARRRGAPAGSEWVAYASTQAHSSVLKAAMLCGVAHGAEDTTHVRLIQTNDRYGMRPELLERAIREDLDAGRAPFFVCATVGSTSSGAVDPVRAIGEVMARTPMNSSGGWLHIDAAWAGSALVCPEHRDLLDGMDRVDSFAFNPHKWLLTNFDCNAFFTRDRQALLDALSVTPEYLRNSASASGAVIDYRDWQVPLGRRFRALKLWFVLRHYGAKGLRAHIREHVRLAQCFEAWVQEDARFEVVTPRSLALVCFRSKPLPGESSKDTDGRNRELLERVNATGKVFLTHTVLLAVEGAPARYVLRMAIGAATTEERHVRAAWELLAGSVR, encoded by the coding sequence ATGCGCGACGAATCGAACCGTGGTGATGGCGGCGTGCCCCATCTGAGCCCCGAGGAGTTTCGTGAGCTGGGGCACCGGCTGGTGGACTGGGTCGCTGACTATCAGCAGCGGCTGGAGTCTTTCCCCGTGCGCTCGCAGGTGGCTCCGGGCGAGGTCGCTTCGATGCTGCCCCTGCGTCCGCCGGAAGAGGGGCTCGACGGTGTGAAGGGTTGGGATGCCGTCCTTCGCGATCTGGAGGACGTCATCCTGCCGGGCGTGACGCATTGGCAGTCCCCGTCGTTCTTCGCGTACTTCCCCGCGAATGCCTCGGGTCCGGCGGTGCTCGGCGAGCTGCTGTCCGCGGGCCTGGGTGTGCAGGGCATGCTCTGGTCCACGAGCCCCGCCGCGACGGAGCTGGAGACGCGTGTGGTGGACTGGCTTGTGGACCTGACGGGGTTGCCCGAGGACTTCCGCTCCACCTCCGAGCGAGGGGGCGGTGTCATCCAGGGCACCGCGAGCGAGGCCACGCTCGTGGCCATGGTGGCCGCTCGGGAGCGCGCGCGTCGTCGTGGTGCACCCGCGGGCTCCGAGTGGGTGGCCTATGCCTCCACGCAGGCCCACTCGTCCGTACTCAAGGCCGCGATGCTGTGTGGCGTGGCGCACGGCGCGGAGGACACGACACATGTGCGGCTCATCCAGACGAACGACCGCTATGGGATGCGGCCCGAACTGCTGGAGCGCGCCATCCGTGAAGACCTCGATGCGGGACGCGCGCCCTTCTTCGTGTGCGCCACCGTGGGGAGCACGTCGTCAGGTGCCGTGGACCCGGTCCGCGCCATCGGCGAGGTGATGGCTCGGACGCCGATGAACTCCTCCGGTGGTTGGCTGCACATCGACGCCGCGTGGGCGGGCTCCGCGCTGGTGTGCCCCGAGCACCGGGATTTGCTCGACGGTATGGACCGGGTGGATTCGTTCGCCTTCAACCCGCACAAGTGGCTGCTCACCAACTTCGACTGCAATGCCTTCTTCACGCGCGACCGGCAGGCGTTGCTCGACGCGCTGAGTGTGACGCCGGAGTACCTGCGCAATTCCGCGAGCGCGAGCGGCGCGGTCATCGACTACCGTGATTGGCAGGTGCCGCTGGGCCGCCGATTCCGAGCGCTCAAGCTGTGGTTCGTGCTGCGTCACTACGGTGCCAAGGGACTGCGCGCGCACATCCGCGAGCACGTGCGTCTGGCGCAGTGCTTCGAGGCCTGGGTGCAGGAGGACGCGCGCTTCGAGGTGGTCACGCCTCGCTCGCTGGCGCTGGTGTGCTTCCGCTCGAAGCCGCTTCCGGGGGAGTCCTCGAAGGACACCGACGGGAGGAACCGCGAGCTTCTGGAGCGCGTGAATGCCACCGGCAAGGTGTTCCTCACGCACACGGTGTTGCTGGCGGTGGAGGGGGCGCCCGCGCGGTACGTGCTGCGGATGGCCATCGGCGCGGCGACCACGGAGGAGCGACACGTTCGCGCCGCCTGGGAATTGCTCGCCGGCTCCGTCCGCTGA
- a CDS encoding serine hydrolase domain-containing protein gives MSRRVLFLPLCALLACAHASPADTASRAPSPALSSGRLAPEATSALTRSWLAQRDGDLPKAQDELRRAWDAGHHAPELARTAANVAAEAKDTAMAFTWLERALDVGYADPGGLLHAKALAPVRELPGYDALVERARKNAREARNTWGVGTGLEKSTPSEAGLSEPALAALLKAAEDSGSAGLVLLRHGKLVGEWYFGGDTHRIEAMSATKGMVALAIGLLIDEGKIPSLDTPVSAFFPEWKDGLKGQVTVRHLLNHTSGLAANRSALDIYASNDFVRYALDSEVTDTPGSKHAYNNKATNLVAGIVERASGEKMDVYLERRLFAPLGIRDFRWDTDPSGNPVGMAGLQLHPLDFAKVAQMLLQGGTWQGRRILSSAWIHAMGGAPSQPHIPTGGLLWWLIYEEGMTVTLGSELLEQARRNGFPEAPLARLREIADRPLPQKEFMPAFMAKLGDPSLAQDFMAKSAPHNLKQDVSGPPSGFAAIGQGGNRVLVLPKHDLVAVRMSDPDERVSDEVLEFTAFTDLVLRLVRPVPTAR, from the coding sequence TTGTCTCGACGTGTCCTGTTCCTGCCGCTCTGCGCGCTGTTGGCCTGTGCTCACGCCTCGCCCGCGGACACTGCTTCGCGCGCTCCTTCCCCGGCCCTCAGCTCCGGGCGGCTTGCACCCGAGGCCACGAGCGCGCTCACCCGCTCCTGGTTGGCCCAGCGTGACGGCGACTTGCCCAAGGCCCAGGACGAACTCCGACGCGCGTGGGACGCGGGACATCACGCTCCCGAGCTGGCTCGGACCGCGGCGAACGTGGCCGCGGAGGCGAAGGATACGGCCATGGCCTTCACCTGGTTGGAGCGCGCCCTGGACGTGGGCTACGCGGACCCGGGTGGGCTGCTCCACGCCAAGGCCCTGGCCCCCGTGCGCGAGCTGCCCGGCTACGACGCCCTGGTGGAGCGCGCACGGAAGAACGCTCGCGAGGCTCGCAACACCTGGGGCGTGGGCACCGGATTGGAGAAGAGCACCCCGAGTGAGGCCGGCCTGTCCGAGCCCGCGCTCGCCGCGCTGCTGAAGGCCGCCGAGGACTCCGGCTCAGCGGGCCTCGTGTTGCTGCGCCACGGCAAGCTCGTGGGCGAGTGGTACTTCGGCGGGGACACGCACCGCATCGAGGCCATGTCCGCCACCAAGGGCATGGTCGCGCTGGCCATCGGCCTGCTCATCGACGAGGGGAAGATTCCCTCTCTGGACACGCCCGTGTCCGCGTTCTTCCCCGAGTGGAAGGACGGCCTCAAGGGACAGGTGACGGTGCGACACCTGCTCAACCACACGTCGGGTCTGGCCGCGAACCGGAGCGCGCTGGACATCTACGCGTCGAACGACTTTGTCCGCTACGCGTTGGACTCCGAGGTCACGGACACACCGGGCAGCAAGCACGCGTACAACAACAAGGCCACGAACCTGGTGGCCGGCATCGTCGAGCGCGCATCGGGCGAGAAGATGGACGTGTACCTGGAGCGACGGCTGTTCGCGCCGCTCGGCATCCGTGACTTCCGCTGGGACACGGACCCGTCAGGCAATCCCGTGGGCATGGCGGGCCTCCAACTCCACCCGCTCGACTTCGCCAAGGTGGCACAGATGCTCCTCCAGGGTGGCACGTGGCAGGGCCGCCGAATCCTGAGCTCAGCGTGGATTCACGCGATGGGGGGCGCGCCCTCGCAGCCGCACATCCCCACCGGGGGACTCCTGTGGTGGCTCATCTACGAGGAGGGGATGACCGTCACGCTGGGCTCGGAGCTGCTGGAGCAGGCGCGCCGCAATGGCTTCCCCGAGGCGCCCCTCGCGCGACTGCGCGAAATCGCGGACCGCCCCCTCCCCCAGAAAGAGTTCATGCCGGCGTTCATGGCGAAGCTCGGGGACCCTTCCCTGGCGCAGGACTTCATGGCGAAGTCCGCGCCACACAACCTGAAGCAGGACGTGTCGGGCCCTCCGAGCGGCTTCGCGGCCATCGGCCAGGGCGGAAACCGGGTGCTCGTCCTCCCGAAGCATGACCTCGTGGCCGTGCGCATGTCGGACCCCGACGAGCGCGTCTCCGACGAGGTCCTCGAGTTCACCGCGTTCACCGACCTGGTGCTCCGCCTGGTCCGCCCCGTGCCCACCGCCCGCTGA
- a CDS encoding TIGR04013 family B12-binding domain/radical SAM domain-containing protein gives MVPHRPVSLVLSYQYPGKYAFTVLAGAVESDPALADVKLFFPRDRESLLSTVKERHDAGDTVVAAWSFYSASFAVSAEELTWVRARLEGRSVLCIAGGVHATAEPLQTLQAGFDLIAIGEGEYSLRELLGRVQRGEEPRDTHGVAHLKDGKLVQHGRGEGVKLDDFPPFAARNAMFGAIEITRGCIYACRFCQTPFMSKARFRHRSVANVAHWARELRRSGRRDIRFITPTSMSYGTGDETMNLAAVEELLAAVREAMAPDGRIYYGTFPSEVRPEHVTPEALAVLKRYVHNDNLIIGGQSGSERILQSTRRGHDVETVVRATRLAVEGGFVPNVDFILGLPGEEADDVAATVALMERLAELGARVHGHTFMPLPGTPYRDAPPGRVDAETQTKLDRLASQGRLYGHWKQQVALAEGIAQRRRPRAG, from the coding sequence ATGGTGCCGCACCGTCCCGTCTCGCTCGTCCTCAGCTATCAGTACCCGGGCAAGTACGCCTTCACCGTGCTGGCGGGCGCCGTCGAGTCGGACCCGGCGCTCGCGGACGTGAAGCTGTTCTTCCCCCGTGACCGCGAGTCGCTGCTCTCCACCGTCAAGGAGCGCCACGACGCCGGAGACACTGTGGTCGCCGCGTGGTCCTTCTACTCGGCCAGCTTCGCGGTCTCCGCGGAGGAGCTGACCTGGGTCCGCGCGCGGCTGGAAGGACGCTCCGTCCTCTGCATCGCTGGCGGCGTGCACGCGACGGCCGAGCCGCTGCAGACGCTCCAGGCCGGCTTCGACCTCATCGCCATCGGCGAGGGCGAGTACTCCCTGCGCGAGCTGCTCGGCCGTGTCCAACGCGGCGAGGAGCCTCGCGACACGCACGGCGTGGCCCACTTGAAGGACGGCAAGCTGGTGCAGCACGGGCGAGGGGAGGGCGTGAAGCTGGACGACTTCCCGCCGTTCGCCGCGCGCAACGCCATGTTCGGCGCCATCGAAATCACGCGCGGCTGCATCTACGCGTGCCGCTTCTGCCAGACGCCCTTCATGAGCAAGGCGCGCTTCCGCCACCGCTCCGTGGCCAACGTGGCGCACTGGGCTCGCGAGCTGCGCCGCTCGGGCCGCCGCGACATCCGCTTCATCACGCCGACGTCCATGTCCTACGGCACCGGCGACGAGACGATGAACCTGGCCGCGGTGGAGGAGCTGCTCGCCGCGGTGCGCGAGGCCATGGCCCCCGACGGGCGCATCTACTACGGCACCTTCCCCTCCGAGGTCCGCCCCGAGCACGTCACGCCCGAGGCGCTCGCCGTCCTCAAGCGCTACGTCCACAACGACAACCTCATCATCGGCGGCCAGTCCGGCTCCGAGCGCATCCTCCAGAGCACCCGCCGGGGCCACGACGTGGAGACGGTGGTGCGCGCCACCCGACTGGCCGTGGAGGGCGGCTTCGTGCCCAACGTGGACTTCATCCTCGGCCTGCCGGGCGAAGAGGCCGACGACGTCGCCGCCACCGTCGCGCTCATGGAGCGACTGGCGGAGCTGGGCGCGCGCGTGCACGGCCACACCTTCATGCCGCTGCCCGGCACGCCCTACCGTGACGCACCGCCAGGACGCGTGGACGCCGAGACGCAGACGAAGCTGGACCGGCTCGCCTCCCAGGGACGGCTGTATGGCCACTGGAAGCAGCAGGTCGCCCTCGCGGAGGGCATCGCCCAGCGGCGCCGGCCCCGGGCAGGCTAG
- the aceA gene encoding isocitrate lyase: MYDATTTTPDASPHAKLHARRFEGIKRNYTDKDVLKLRGTLPISYTLAEVGAKRLWELLHTEDYINALGALTGNQAVQMVRAGLKAIYLSGWQVAADANSAGQMYPDQSLYPVDSVPTVVRKINNALRRADQIDHAEGKSDRYWFAPIMADAEAGFGGPLNAYELMKGMIEAGAAGVHFEDQLASEKKCGHMGGKVLVPTSHFIRTLTAARLAADVMGVPTLLVARTDADSAKLLMSDADEYDHAFIDRKNGRTSEGFYRINGGLDCAIARGLAYAPYADLVWCETSTPDLAQAKKFAESVREKFPNKLLAYNCSPSFNWKKNLDDATIAKFQRELGAMGYKFQFVTLAGFHALNHSMYELARKYKDRGMAAYSEFQQGEFGSEKDGYTATRHQREVGTGYFDQVAEVISGGSASTLALHESTEAHQF; encoded by the coding sequence ATGTACGACGCCACCACGACCACTCCGGATGCCTCCCCTCACGCCAAGCTCCACGCTCGCCGCTTCGAGGGCATCAAGCGCAACTACACCGACAAGGACGTCCTGAAGCTGCGCGGCACGCTGCCCATCAGCTACACGCTGGCCGAGGTCGGCGCCAAGCGCCTGTGGGAGCTGCTCCACACCGAGGACTACATCAACGCGCTGGGCGCCCTCACCGGCAACCAGGCCGTGCAGATGGTCCGCGCGGGCCTCAAGGCCATCTACCTCTCCGGCTGGCAGGTCGCCGCCGACGCCAACTCCGCCGGGCAGATGTACCCCGACCAGAGCCTCTATCCGGTCGACTCCGTCCCCACCGTGGTGCGGAAGATCAACAACGCCCTGCGCCGCGCGGACCAGATCGACCACGCCGAGGGCAAGAGCGACCGCTACTGGTTCGCCCCCATCATGGCGGACGCCGAGGCCGGCTTCGGCGGCCCGCTCAACGCCTATGAGCTGATGAAGGGCATGATTGAAGCGGGCGCCGCGGGCGTCCACTTCGAGGACCAGCTGGCCAGCGAGAAGAAGTGTGGCCACATGGGCGGCAAGGTGCTGGTGCCCACCAGCCACTTCATCCGCACCCTCACCGCCGCGCGCCTCGCCGCCGACGTGATGGGCGTGCCCACGCTGCTCGTCGCTCGCACGGACGCCGACAGCGCCAAGCTGCTCATGTCCGACGCGGACGAGTACGACCACGCCTTCATCGACCGCAAGAACGGCCGCACCTCCGAGGGCTTCTACCGCATCAACGGCGGCCTCGACTGCGCCATCGCCCGCGGCCTGGCCTACGCGCCGTACGCGGACCTCGTCTGGTGCGAGACCAGCACCCCGGACCTCGCGCAGGCCAAGAAGTTCGCCGAGTCCGTCCGCGAGAAGTTCCCCAACAAGCTGCTCGCGTACAACTGCTCGCCGTCCTTCAACTGGAAGAAGAACCTGGACGACGCCACCATCGCCAAGTTCCAGCGGGAGCTGGGCGCCATGGGCTACAAGTTCCAGTTCGTCACGCTGGCCGGCTTCCACGCGCTGAACCACTCGATGTACGAGCTGGCGCGCAAGTACAAGGACCGCGGCATGGCGGCCTACAGCGAGTTCCAGCAGGGCGAGTTCGGCTCCGAGAAGGACGGCTACACCGCCACGCGTCACCAGCGCGAGGTCGGCACCGGCTACTTCGACCAGGTCGCCGAGGTCATCTCCGGCGGCTCCGCCAGCACCCTGGCGCTCCACGAGTCCACCGAGGCCCACCAGTTCTAA
- the aceB gene encoding malate synthase A has translation MPTEVPASKTPAFSAGVVVKGPWHPDYAEVLTPAALDFVAKLARAFGERREALLERRKQVQAAWRKGERPHFLPETKSVRDAQWTVAPLPQDLQDRRVEITGPVDRKMIINALNSGANVFMADFEDANSPTWDNVVRGQVNLRDAVRRAIAFTGDNGKHYALVDKPAVLFVRPRGWHLPERHVEIDGKPISGSLFDFGLFFFHNVREQLARGTGPYFYLPKMQSHLEARLWNDVFLTAQDTLGIPRGTIKATVLIETLPAAFEMDEILYELREHSAGLNCGRWDYIFSFIKTLQSDTSVVLPDRGQVTMDKAFLNAYSQLLIQTCHRRGVHAMGGMAAFIPIKGDAAANEAVLEKVRADKLREAKNGHDGTWVAHPGLVSIARDIFDANMKGPNQLANKREDVRVTEADLLKVPSGTRTEEGLRHNLRVGIQYTAAWLGGLGCVPLYNLMEDAATAEISRAQVWQWLHHGASLDDGRKVTPELFQTLLSEEMAHLEKEGVHEKYGREHVTRARELFERLSTAPAFEDFLTLPAYAALDANR, from the coding sequence ATGCCCACGGAAGTCCCCGCCTCGAAGACCCCGGCCTTCAGCGCTGGCGTGGTGGTGAAGGGGCCGTGGCACCCCGACTACGCCGAGGTGCTCACCCCGGCCGCCCTGGACTTCGTCGCGAAGCTGGCGCGCGCCTTCGGTGAGCGCCGCGAAGCCCTCCTGGAGCGCCGCAAGCAGGTCCAGGCCGCCTGGCGCAAGGGTGAGCGCCCCCACTTCCTCCCGGAGACGAAGTCCGTCCGGGACGCCCAGTGGACGGTCGCCCCGCTGCCCCAGGACCTCCAGGACCGCCGGGTCGAAATCACCGGCCCGGTGGACCGGAAGATGATCATCAACGCCCTCAACTCGGGCGCCAACGTCTTCATGGCGGACTTCGAGGACGCCAACAGCCCCACCTGGGACAACGTCGTGCGAGGCCAGGTCAACCTGCGCGACGCCGTGCGCCGCGCCATCGCCTTCACCGGCGACAACGGCAAGCACTACGCCCTGGTCGACAAGCCCGCCGTCCTCTTCGTGCGGCCCCGTGGCTGGCACCTGCCCGAGCGCCACGTCGAAATCGACGGCAAGCCCATCTCCGGCTCCCTCTTCGACTTCGGCCTCTTCTTCTTCCACAACGTCCGCGAGCAGCTCGCCCGCGGCACCGGCCCCTACTTCTACCTGCCCAAGATGCAGAGCCACCTGGAGGCCCGGCTGTGGAACGACGTGTTCCTCACCGCCCAGGACACGCTCGGCATCCCCCGAGGCACCATCAAGGCCACCGTCCTCATCGAGACGCTCCCCGCGGCCTTCGAGATGGACGAAATCCTGTACGAGCTGCGCGAGCACTCCGCCGGCCTCAACTGCGGCCGCTGGGACTACATCTTCAGCTTCATCAAGACGCTCCAGTCCGACACCAGCGTCGTGCTGCCCGACCGCGGCCAGGTCACCATGGACAAGGCGTTCCTCAACGCCTACTCGCAGCTGCTCATCCAAACCTGCCACCGCCGGGGCGTGCACGCCATGGGCGGCATGGCCGCCTTCATCCCCATCAAGGGTGACGCCGCCGCCAACGAGGCCGTCCTGGAGAAGGTCCGCGCCGACAAGCTGCGCGAGGCGAAGAACGGCCACGACGGCACGTGGGTCGCCCACCCGGGCCTGGTCTCCATCGCGCGCGACATCTTCGACGCGAACATGAAGGGCCCCAACCAGCTCGCCAACAAGCGCGAGGACGTGCGCGTCACCGAGGCCGACCTGCTCAAGGTCCCCTCCGGCACCCGCACCGAGGAGGGCCTGCGCCACAACCTGCGCGTGGGCATCCAGTACACCGCCGCGTGGCTCGGCGGCCTGGGCTGCGTGCCGCTCTACAACCTCATGGAGGACGCGGCCACCGCCGAAATCTCCCGCGCCCAGGTGTGGCAGTGGCTGCACCACGGCGCCTCGCTCGACGACGGCCGCAAGGTGACGCCCGAGCTGTTCCAGACGCTGCTCTCCGAGGAGATGGCCCACCTCGAGAAGGAGGGCGTCCACGAGAAGTACGGCCGCGAGCACGTCACGCGCGCCCGCGAGCTCTTCGAGCGCCTGTCCACCGCGCCCGCCTTCGAGGACTTCCTCACCCTGCCCGCCTACGCGGCGCTCGACGCCAATCGCTGA
- a CDS encoding PspC domain-containing protein, whose translation MDAMKRCSGCAEEIRMEASRCARCGIRVERLHRGVEGRAVAGVCAMLARELGIDVALVRVALVVATLFSGGTLPLVYVLLWAFTPASALGRAPLQRTVDWLSRVGESDAPRMERRV comes from the coding sequence ATGGACGCGATGAAGCGGTGCTCGGGGTGCGCGGAGGAGATTCGGATGGAGGCCTCGCGCTGCGCCCGGTGTGGAATCCGGGTGGAGCGGCTGCACCGCGGCGTCGAGGGGCGCGCGGTGGCGGGCGTCTGCGCGATGCTGGCCCGCGAGCTGGGAATCGACGTGGCCCTGGTGCGCGTGGCGCTCGTCGTGGCCACCTTGTTCTCCGGCGGCACGCTTCCGCTCGTGTACGTCCTGCTCTGGGCGTTCACCCCTGCTTCCGCCCTGGGGCGGGCTCCGTTGCAGCGCACGGTGGACTGGCTCTCCCGCGTCGGGGAGTCGGATGCTCCTCGCATGGAGCGGCGGGTCTAG